The Bordetella sp. FB-8 genome includes a window with the following:
- the ehuD gene encoding ectoine/hydroxyectoine ABC transporter permease subunit EhuD, translating to MLFGIHWNTSSDGAFAASILPILLHGMLATVQASIVGFAIALALGLALATLKSSRLRLVSWPARLLAEFIRDTPLLVQLFFLYYVLPDYGIVLPAFLTGALALGVQYSAYTSEVYRAGLESVPRGQIEAARALDLMPARIFSVIVLPQAVPRIIPALGNYLVSIMKDVPVLSVVSVLEMLNVAKIIGDRTFNYLIPLSMVGGLYLVLTIAASAGVRYLDTRLPKRGLPLR from the coding sequence ATGCTCTTTGGCATCCACTGGAACACCAGCAGCGACGGGGCCTTTGCCGCGTCCATACTGCCCATCCTGCTGCACGGCATGCTGGCGACCGTGCAGGCCAGCATCGTGGGCTTTGCCATCGCACTCGCGCTGGGCCTGGCACTGGCCACCCTGAAATCGAGCCGGCTGCGCCTGGTGTCATGGCCGGCGCGCCTGTTGGCCGAATTCATCCGCGACACGCCTCTGCTGGTGCAACTGTTCTTTCTGTATTACGTGCTGCCTGACTACGGCATCGTGCTGCCAGCCTTTCTCACCGGCGCGCTGGCGCTGGGCGTGCAGTACAGCGCCTACACGTCGGAGGTCTACCGGGCAGGGCTGGAATCGGTACCGCGAGGGCAGATCGAAGCCGCGCGCGCCCTTGACCTGATGCCCGCACGAATATTCAGCGTGATCGTGCTGCCGCAGGCGGTGCCGCGCATCATTCCGGCGCTCGGCAATTACCTGGTCTCCATCATGAAGGATGTGCCGGTGCTGTCGGTCGTTTCGGTGCTGGAGATGCTCAATGTCGCCAAGATCATCGGCGACCGGACCTTCAACTACCTGATCCCCCTATCCATGGTGGGTGGACTGTACCTGGTGCTGACCATCGCCGCCTCGGCGGGCGTG
- the ehuC gene encoding ectoine/hydroxyectoine ABC transporter permease subunit EhuC — protein sequence MHWLSYSTPLLQGAWITVQLTVMSTLLGAVVSFTLGLGKLAGSRLLRLPSIVIIELFRGTSLLVQLFWLYFALPVLGQTIGLDLRLPPVTAGVLALGLNIGAYGAEVVRGAVQAVPKSQHEAAKALDFTPWQILWRIALPQAIPEMMPSFCNLAVQNLKDTALVSLISLGDLAFRAEQIRNYTQDSTTIYTLLLFMYFGMALVLTAIMKTLEHCVGQWRPTVRL from the coding sequence ATGCACTGGCTGAGCTATAGCACACCCTTGCTGCAGGGGGCGTGGATCACCGTGCAGCTGACCGTGATGTCGACGCTGCTGGGCGCGGTCGTCTCGTTCACGCTCGGCCTGGGCAAACTGGCGGGTAGCCGCCTGCTGCGCCTGCCCAGTATCGTGATTATCGAACTGTTCCGCGGCACCTCGCTATTGGTACAGCTTTTCTGGCTGTATTTCGCCTTGCCCGTATTGGGCCAGACGATCGGACTTGATCTGCGCCTGCCACCCGTGACGGCCGGCGTGCTGGCTCTGGGTCTGAACATCGGTGCCTATGGGGCGGAGGTCGTGCGCGGCGCGGTCCAGGCCGTGCCCAAATCGCAGCACGAAGCGGCCAAGGCCCTGGACTTCACGCCATGGCAGATCCTGTGGCGCATCGCCCTGCCCCAGGCCATACCCGAGATGATGCCCAGCTTCTGCAATCTCGCAGTGCAGAACCTAAAAGACACCGCCCTGGTGTCGCTGATCAGCCTGGGCGACCTGGCATTTCGCGCAGAGCAGATCCGCAACTACACCCAGGACAGCACCACCATCTATACCCTGCTGCTGTTCATGTACTTCGGCATGGCCCTGGTGCTCACTGCGATCATGAAAACGCTGGAGCACTGTGTCGGGCAATGGCGCCCCACCGTGAGGCTCTGA
- the ehuB gene encoding ectoine/hydroxyectoine ABC transporter substrate-binding protein EhuB: protein MKQTFRSTSLHGVLAAAVIVLQAACGPAHAATLAQIQKSGQVRIAVANEIPYGYIDMKGAARGAGPDVAAQIMKQLGVKRIKWVTASFGSLIPGLQAGRYDMVAAEMAILPQRCQQVLFSEPNSSYGEGLLVPKGNPKHLSSYTAFAKSNAKVAIMAGADQLEMMHALGVPDSRIVTISNNADAISAVAAGRADAYAATGLTVAQLASKSGKVQAAKPFTDPVIKGSPARSWGGFAFATNSADLRDAVNAKLAAFKKTPAWRKIMSHYGFTANDDKQSFTKTTEALCKG, encoded by the coding sequence ATGAAACAGACATTTCGCTCAACCTCCCTGCACGGCGTGCTGGCCGCCGCCGTAATCGTCCTGCAGGCTGCTTGCGGCCCGGCTCATGCCGCCACACTGGCCCAGATTCAGAAAAGCGGCCAGGTCCGTATTGCCGTGGCCAATGAAATCCCCTACGGCTACATCGACATGAAGGGCGCGGCGCGCGGCGCCGGTCCGGATGTGGCCGCGCAGATCATGAAACAGCTGGGCGTCAAGCGGATAAAATGGGTGACCGCCAGCTTCGGTTCGCTGATTCCCGGCCTGCAGGCCGGCCGCTATGACATGGTCGCCGCCGAAATGGCCATCCTGCCCCAGCGCTGCCAGCAAGTACTGTTCTCCGAGCCCAATAGCTCCTACGGCGAAGGCCTGCTCGTACCCAAGGGCAACCCCAAGCATCTGAGTTCCTATACGGCCTTCGCCAAATCAAACGCCAAGGTCGCAATCATGGCCGGCGCCGACCAGTTGGAGATGATGCATGCGCTCGGCGTCCCCGATTCCCGCATCGTCACGATCTCCAACAACGCCGATGCGATCTCCGCCGTGGCCGCGGGCCGCGCCGATGCTTATGCCGCCACCGGATTGACCGTGGCCCAACTGGCGAGCAAGAGCGGCAAGGTTCAGGCTGCCAAGCCCTTCACCGACCCTGTGATCAAGGGCTCGCCTGCCCGCAGCTGGGGCGGCTTCGCATTCGCCACGAACTCCGCCGACCTGCGCGACGCGGTCAACGCCAAGCTCGCGGCTTTCAAGAAGACGCCCGCATGGCGCAAGATCATGAGCCACTACGGCTTCACGGCCAACGACGACAAGCAATCGTTTACCAAGACTACGGAAGCGCTTTGCAAGGGCTGA
- a CDS encoding efflux RND transporter permease subunit, giving the protein MKLTDTFIRRPVWAVVISALILILGLRSIFNLPVNQWPHTENTVVTITTSYYGADAATVAGFITQPLESAIAQAQGIDYLSSSSVTGTSTITATLRLNYDSSKALTEINTQINSVKNQLPAQAQQPVLSVAVGQTTDAMYLGFYSDVLPTNNITDYLLRVVKPKLDSLNGVQTAEILGGRQFAMRAWLDPAKLAAHSVTAQDVYTALANNNYLSAVGATKGQMVTVDLAAGTDLHSVDEFKQLVVKQNGDDLVRLQDVATVTLGAEDYGTSVAFSGKRSVFIGIKVAPSANILTVASEVRKAFPDLASQLPSGVTGKIVYDSTDFINTSIDEVVKTLVEAMLIVTVVIYLFLGSLRAVIVPLVAIPLSLVGTFFIMFLLGYSINLLTLLALVLAIGLVVDDAIIVVENVDRHIKEEGKSVLEAALVAARELGGPILAMTVVLIAAYVPIGLRSGLTGALFKEFCFSLAGAVTVSAVIALTLSPMMTSRLFKSGQEEGRFARKLDQAFDWLRSRYHRLLDGALSAWPVLVAFGLILFVLAGLCGMTAKSELAPTEDQGLVFMQLKGAPTAAPQQMDMLADQAYKIASKEPEYAQMFQLTGLPVSNQGLGGVLLKPWDQRSRSQAQLIMDLQQKWNAVAGAQIAAFPLPSLPGSQGLPVQFVITTTEPIENLNEVAHAVLQEAQKERLFYYSDLDLRLDKPQAKLVVDRDKIAALGMTEADVGAALSAALGGNYVNYFSTAGRSYKVIPQVLQVDRLNPSQVLDYYIRTPSGAMIQVRTIAHIETSVQPESINHFQQLNSATISGVSGLSQGQLLPKLQAILHKVAPSGYTADYSGESRQFIQESGGFVGLLLFSILIVYLALAFQFESYRDPVVILFSVPPALFGALAFITTGFASLNVYTQVGLVTLLGLITKHGILMVQFANELQRAGHSKREAIEEAASVRLRPILMTTAAMVLGVVPLVMASGAGAAGRHDMGLVIFTGLSIGTLVTLFVVPAMYLFLGSTHKHETADETGTEPQQPAPTGQA; this is encoded by the coding sequence ATGAAGCTCACCGACACTTTCATCAGGCGGCCAGTCTGGGCCGTCGTCATCTCGGCGCTGATCCTGATATTGGGACTGCGGTCCATTTTCAACCTGCCCGTCAACCAGTGGCCGCACACCGAGAACACCGTAGTCACCATTACGACTAGCTACTATGGCGCGGACGCCGCCACCGTGGCCGGCTTCATCACGCAGCCGCTCGAATCGGCCATCGCGCAGGCGCAGGGCATTGACTACTTGTCCTCGTCCAGCGTTACGGGCACCTCGACCATCACGGCCACCCTGCGTCTGAACTACGACTCCAGCAAAGCGCTTACCGAGATCAACACGCAGATCAACTCGGTCAAGAACCAGTTGCCGGCGCAGGCCCAGCAACCTGTGCTGTCGGTCGCAGTGGGCCAGACCACCGACGCCATGTACCTGGGCTTCTACAGCGACGTGCTGCCCACCAACAACATCACCGACTACCTGCTGCGGGTGGTCAAGCCCAAGCTCGATTCGCTCAACGGCGTGCAGACTGCCGAAATACTGGGCGGGCGCCAGTTCGCCATGCGCGCCTGGCTGGATCCGGCCAAGCTGGCCGCGCACAGCGTGACGGCGCAGGACGTCTATACCGCCCTGGCAAACAACAACTACCTGTCCGCGGTCGGCGCAACCAAGGGGCAGATGGTCACGGTAGACCTGGCCGCCGGCACCGACCTGCACAGCGTCGACGAGTTCAAGCAGCTCGTGGTCAAGCAAAATGGCGACGACCTGGTGCGCCTGCAGGACGTGGCCACGGTCACCCTGGGCGCGGAAGACTACGGCACCAGCGTGGCCTTCTCGGGCAAGCGGTCGGTGTTCATCGGCATCAAGGTGGCGCCCAGCGCCAACATCCTCACCGTCGCCAGCGAAGTGCGCAAGGCCTTCCCCGACCTGGCATCGCAGTTGCCGTCGGGCGTGACCGGCAAGATCGTCTACGACTCGACCGACTTCATCAACACCTCGATCGACGAAGTCGTCAAGACGCTGGTCGAAGCCATGCTCATCGTCACGGTGGTCATTTATCTCTTCCTGGGTTCCTTGCGCGCGGTGATCGTGCCGCTGGTAGCCATACCGCTTTCGCTCGTCGGAACCTTCTTCATCATGTTCCTGCTGGGCTACTCCATCAATCTGCTGACCCTGCTGGCGCTGGTGCTGGCCATCGGCCTGGTGGTGGATGACGCCATCATCGTGGTCGAGAACGTTGACCGGCACATCAAGGAAGAAGGCAAGAGCGTACTCGAGGCTGCGCTGGTCGCGGCGCGCGAGCTGGGCGGCCCGATCCTGGCCATGACGGTCGTGCTCATCGCCGCTTACGTGCCCATCGGCCTGCGCAGCGGCCTGACCGGTGCGCTGTTCAAGGAATTCTGCTTCTCGCTGGCGGGCGCTGTGACGGTGTCGGCGGTAATCGCCCTGACCCTGTCGCCGATGATGACCTCGCGCCTGTTCAAGTCCGGACAGGAAGAAGGCCGCTTCGCGCGCAAGCTCGATCAGGCCTTCGACTGGTTGCGCTCGCGCTACCACCGCTTGCTCGACGGGGCGCTCAGCGCCTGGCCGGTGCTGGTGGCCTTCGGGCTCATCCTTTTCGTTCTGGCCGGCCTGTGCGGCATGACCGCCAAGAGCGAGTTGGCGCCCACCGAAGACCAGGGGCTGGTGTTCATGCAGCTCAAGGGCGCGCCCACCGCGGCGCCGCAGCAGATGGACATGCTGGCCGACCAGGCCTACAAGATCGCCAGCAAGGAACCCGAATACGCGCAGATGTTCCAGCTGACCGGTTTGCCGGTGTCCAATCAGGGACTGGGCGGCGTCCTGCTCAAGCCATGGGACCAACGCAGCCGCTCGCAGGCCCAACTGATCATGGACTTGCAGCAGAAGTGGAACGCCGTCGCGGGAGCGCAGATCGCCGCCTTCCCGCTGCCTTCGCTGCCGGGCTCGCAGGGCCTGCCGGTGCAGTTCGTCATCACCACCACCGAACCTATCGAGAACCTCAACGAGGTCGCCCACGCCGTCCTGCAGGAAGCCCAGAAAGAGCGGCTCTTCTATTATTCCGACCTTGACCTGCGCCTGGACAAACCGCAGGCCAAACTGGTGGTCGACCGCGACAAGATCGCCGCCCTGGGCATGACCGAGGCCGACGTCGGCGCAGCGCTGTCGGCCGCGCTGGGCGGCAATTACGTCAACTACTTCTCGACCGCGGGCCGCTCGTACAAAGTTATCCCGCAGGTGCTGCAGGTCGACCGCCTCAACCCGAGCCAAGTACTGGACTACTACATCCGTACGCCGTCCGGTGCGATGATCCAGGTTCGCACCATCGCACACATCGAAACGTCGGTGCAACCGGAGTCGATCAACCACTTCCAGCAGCTGAACTCGGCTACCATCTCCGGCGTGAGCGGGTTGTCGCAAGGCCAGTTGCTGCCCAAGCTGCAAGCCATACTGCACAAAGTGGCGCCGTCGGGCTACACCGCCGACTACTCCGGCGAGTCGCGCCAGTTCATCCAGGAATCGGGCGGCTTCGTCGGCTTGTTGCTGTTCTCCATCCTGATCGTCTACCTGGCCCTGGCCTTCCAGTTCGAAAGCTACCGCGATCCGGTCGTCATCCTGTTCTCCGTGCCACCGGCGCTCTTCGGCGCCCTGGCCTTCATCACCACCGGCTTCGCCAGCCTGAACGTCTACACACAGGTGGGCCTGGTGACGCTGCTGGGCCTGATCACCAAGCACGGCATCCTGATGGTGCAGTTCGCCAACGAGCTGCAGCGCGCGGGACACAGCAAGCGCGAAGCCATCGAAGAAGCCGCTTCGGTCCGCCTGCGGCCCATTCTGATGACGACCGCGGCCATGGTGCTGGGTGTGGTGCCGCTGGTCATGGCCTCTGGCGCCGGCGCGGCCGGCCGCCACGATATGGGCCTGGTCATCTTTACCGGCCTGAGCATCGGCACGCTTGTCACGCTCTTCGTGGTCCCCGCGATGTATCTGTTCCTCGGGTCCACGCACAAGCACGAGACGGCCGACGAAACCGGGACCGAGCCGCAACAGCCCGCTCCCACAGGCCAGGCGTAG
- a CDS encoding efflux RND transporter periplasmic adaptor subunit translates to MADVQTRSVAHNNTLQSTDTRKRRLGRPIALMILVVVLLVLVIGGTKFLQISKLIAQSKLPQPPVVVSALKAQYSDWQPTISAVGSMKAVRGVDVTTEVGGIVRSIGFKPGQHVADGAMLVQLNADSDVAQLQSLEATANLAAIVLKRDRAQLAIKAVSQAQVDADEADWKSKQAAAAQQRALVAKKTIRAPFAGRIGITSVNPGQYLNPGDKIASLQTFNPIYVDFSVPQEQLTSIEPGQPVSVSASGLAGQTFQGKVTAIDSKVDPTTRNATVEATIANPQQKLVPGMFARAAVTYGSMQRYLTLPQTAVTYNPYGTTVYLAVEKKDAKGAKGAQTLVAQQTFVKAGPTRGDQVAILSGVKEGDMVVTSGQMKLKNGSPIRIDNSAAPLDNPAPTPQEH, encoded by the coding sequence ATGGCCGACGTCCAGACCCGCTCCGTTGCACACAACAACACCCTCCAGTCCACCGACACGCGCAAGCGCCGACTGGGCCGCCCCATCGCCTTGATGATCTTGGTGGTGGTGCTTCTCGTTCTCGTCATCGGCGGGACAAAATTCCTGCAGATCTCCAAGCTGATCGCGCAGTCCAAGCTGCCGCAGCCGCCGGTAGTCGTCTCGGCGCTCAAGGCGCAATACTCCGACTGGCAACCCACCATTTCGGCGGTGGGTTCCATGAAAGCGGTGCGCGGCGTCGACGTCACCACGGAAGTCGGTGGCATCGTGCGCAGCATCGGCTTCAAGCCCGGCCAGCACGTGGCCGACGGCGCCATGCTGGTCCAGCTCAACGCCGACTCCGACGTCGCGCAGCTGCAATCGCTCGAGGCCACCGCCAACCTGGCCGCCATCGTGCTCAAACGCGACCGGGCCCAATTGGCGATCAAGGCCGTCTCGCAGGCTCAGGTCGATGCCGACGAGGCCGACTGGAAGTCCAAGCAGGCTGCGGCGGCGCAGCAGCGCGCCCTGGTCGCCAAGAAGACCATTCGCGCGCCTTTCGCCGGACGCATCGGCATCACCAGCGTCAACCCCGGCCAGTACCTCAACCCCGGCGACAAGATCGCATCGCTGCAGACGTTCAACCCCATCTACGTCGACTTCAGCGTGCCGCAAGAGCAGCTCACGTCGATCGAACCCGGGCAGCCGGTTTCGGTCAGCGCGTCTGGACTGGCCGGCCAGACCTTCCAGGGCAAGGTGACAGCCATCGACTCCAAGGTCGATCCGACCACGCGCAACGCAACGGTCGAAGCCACCATCGCCAATCCGCAGCAGAAGCTGGTGCCGGGCATGTTCGCCCGCGCCGCGGTCACCTATGGCTCCATGCAGCGCTACCTCACGCTGCCGCAGACCGCCGTCACCTACAACCCCTATGGCACCACGGTCTACCTGGCCGTCGAGAAGAAGGACGCGAAGGGTGCGAAGGGTGCGCAAACGCTCGTCGCGCAGCAGACTTTCGTCAAGGCGGGCCCGACACGCGGCGACCAGGTCGCCATCCTGTCCGGCGTGAAGGAAGGCGACATGGTCGTCACCAGCGGCCAGATGAAACTCAAGAACGGCTCGCCGATCCGGATCGACAACAGCGCCGCCCCGCTGGACAACCCGGCGCCCACGCCGCAGGAACACTAA
- a CDS encoding efflux transporter outer membrane subunit, with protein MTPPALRLPRVWLPSVLCAALLSACAVGPDYTRPDLTKGAGYTRQPLPTTASADGRTGGAAQHFANGQDVPGQWWQLFHSPELNTLVQEALKANPSAAAAQASLRQANELVYASQASFFPSISGSVSETRERQGFFTFPAQVFTVASASLSVSYAPDIFGGTRRQVESAKAQAQYQRFQLEATYLTLTTNVVNTAVTLASIRDQIAATESLIQLQAKELDILQERQHLGAVSSADVLAQQATLAQTRAGLPPLHKQLAQARNQLAAYLGRFPNQTPIENFTLSSLHLPETLPLSLPSAIVEQRPDVRAAEAQLHQTSAEIGVAIANQLPQFSITGSLGSSASSLSKLFTSGTGLWSIVGSVAQTIFDAGALEHKKRAAVAAFDASADQYRGTVIGAFQDVSNSLRALESDADALQQQSDAERAAQDSLNLAQGQYKLGAVSYPSLLSAQQTYQNAVLARVKAQAARYSDTAALFQALGGGWWNRSDVAAASRGQPLSIGLPLVSSMIPSSDHTEQPNQ; from the coding sequence ATGACACCCCCAGCCTTGCGGCTGCCTCGAGTCTGGCTTCCCAGCGTGCTTTGCGCCGCGCTGCTGAGCGCTTGCGCGGTCGGGCCGGATTACACCCGTCCCGACTTGACCAAGGGCGCCGGCTACACCCGGCAGCCGCTGCCGACAACCGCGTCCGCCGACGGCAGGACGGGCGGCGCGGCACAGCATTTTGCCAACGGCCAGGACGTACCTGGGCAGTGGTGGCAGTTGTTCCATTCGCCCGAACTGAACACGCTGGTGCAGGAGGCGCTCAAGGCCAACCCCAGCGCGGCTGCCGCCCAGGCATCGCTGCGACAGGCCAATGAGCTGGTATACGCCAGCCAAGCCTCTTTCTTTCCCAGCATAAGCGGCTCGGTATCCGAGACCCGCGAGCGCCAAGGCTTTTTCACCTTTCCGGCTCAGGTGTTCACGGTCGCCTCGGCCTCGCTGAGCGTGTCCTACGCGCCCGACATATTCGGCGGCACGCGTCGCCAGGTCGAGTCCGCCAAGGCCCAGGCCCAATACCAGCGCTTCCAGCTCGAGGCGACCTACCTCACGCTCACCACCAACGTGGTCAACACCGCGGTGACGCTGGCCTCGATACGCGACCAAATCGCCGCCACCGAGTCGCTCATCCAACTGCAAGCCAAGGAGCTGGACATCCTGCAGGAACGCCAGCACCTGGGCGCGGTCTCCAGCGCCGACGTCCTCGCCCAGCAGGCCACGCTCGCGCAAACGCGCGCCGGCCTGCCACCACTGCACAAACAGCTCGCGCAGGCGCGCAACCAGCTTGCGGCCTATCTGGGACGGTTCCCCAACCAGACCCCGATCGAAAACTTCACGCTGTCGTCACTGCACCTGCCCGAGACGCTGCCCCTGAGTCTGCCCTCGGCCATCGTCGAGCAGCGGCCGGACGTGCGCGCCGCCGAAGCGCAGTTGCACCAGACCAGCGCCGAGATCGGCGTGGCCATTGCCAACCAGTTGCCGCAGTTCAGCATCACCGGTTCGCTCGGCTCCAGCGCCTCGAGCCTGAGCAAGCTGTTCACGTCAGGGACCGGGCTGTGGAGCATCGTCGGCTCGGTCGCGCAGACAATCTTCGATGCCGGCGCGCTGGAGCATAAGAAGCGTGCCGCCGTGGCGGCGTTCGACGCCTCGGCCGACCAGTACCGCGGCACGGTGATCGGCGCATTCCAGGATGTGTCCAACTCGCTGCGCGCACTGGAAAGCGACGCCGACGCGCTCCAGCAGCAAAGCGATGCTGAGCGCGCCGCGCAGGACAGCCTGAATCTCGCGCAGGGTCAGTACAAGCTCGGGGCGGTGAGCTATCCGAGCCTGCTCTCGGCGCAGCAAACCTACCAGAATGCCGTGCTGGCGCGCGTGAAGGCGCAAGCGGCACGCTATAGCGATACCGCCGCCCTGTTCCAGGCGCTGGGAGGCGGCTGGTGGAACCGCAGCGATGTGGCCGCCGCCAGCCGCGGCCAGCCGCTCAGTATTGGATTGCCGCTCGTCTCTTCCATGATCCCCTCGTCGGATCACACCGAACAACCGAACCAGTGA
- a CDS encoding TetR/AcrR family transcriptional regulator: MSLGCPFPHVGRRSRKSDVSGREELLNAAILLFAERGVANTTIAQIAGAVKVTPAMVHYWFDTRERLYDAVASERIVPLIEAVWIPVDFERDAILDLVRGVMRRMFAMTISTPWLPSLWSREVIQMGGMLRERVLSRISPEPSRLFREKIAQAQARGEINPDIEPELLFTSMVSLAMLPQASESVWCQLHFNGRVLSSRQIEDHTIALLMTGLTGPVVPRTTQPQGGQP, translated from the coding sequence ATGAGTCTTGGATGCCCTTTCCCCCATGTCGGCCGCCGCTCCCGCAAGAGCGACGTCTCCGGCCGGGAAGAACTGCTGAACGCAGCCATTCTGCTATTTGCTGAACGTGGCGTGGCCAATACGACCATCGCACAGATAGCCGGGGCCGTGAAGGTCACACCGGCCATGGTTCACTACTGGTTCGATACCCGTGAAAGGCTCTACGACGCGGTAGCCAGCGAGCGGATCGTACCCCTGATCGAAGCGGTCTGGATTCCGGTCGACTTCGAACGCGACGCCATACTCGATCTCGTGCGCGGCGTCATGCGTCGCATGTTCGCCATGACGATCTCTACGCCCTGGCTGCCGTCGCTGTGGTCCAGGGAAGTCATCCAGATGGGCGGCATGCTGCGCGAGCGCGTGCTCAGCCGCATCTCCCCCGAACCCAGCCGCCTCTTCCGGGAAAAGATCGCCCAAGCCCAGGCCCGAGGGGAAATCAACCCCGACATCGAGCCCGAACTGCTGTTCACCTCGATGGTATCGCTGGCCATGCTGCCGCAGGCCAGCGAAAGCGTCTGGTGCCAGTTGCATTTCAACGGGCGGGTGCTGAGCAGCAGACAGATCGAAGACCACACCATCGCGCTGCTGATGACCGGCCTGACCGGGCCGGTCGTCCCGCGCACAACCCAGCCCCAAGGAGGGCAACCATGA
- a CDS encoding zinc-dependent alcohol dehydrogenase family protein produces MKAVLYETFGAAPRLANVPDPTPTADGVVIRVMATGVCRSDWHGWMGHDPDIVLPHVPGHELAGVVAAVGREVSRWRIGDRVTVPFIAACGHCHECYCGNQQVCERQFQPGFTHWGSFAEYVGIDHADLNLVRLPDTLDFVTAASLGCRFVTSFRAVVDQGRASAGQWVAVHGCGGVGLSAVMIARAIGAQVVAVDISEQALALARSLGAAATVNAGHVADVVQAVKEITQGGAHVSLDALGHPSTCFNSIGNLRRRGRHVQVGLMLADDAAPVVPMSQIIAHELEIVGSHGMQAHRYPAMLSMIQSGQLAPAKLVGKTISLGQSIQALMDMDKFQDVGMTVITDFSA; encoded by the coding sequence ATGAAAGCCGTCCTGTACGAAACCTTCGGCGCCGCGCCGCGCTTAGCAAATGTTCCTGACCCCACGCCGACAGCCGACGGCGTCGTGATCCGGGTGATGGCCACAGGCGTGTGCCGCAGCGACTGGCACGGCTGGATGGGGCACGACCCGGACATCGTCCTGCCGCATGTGCCGGGCCATGAACTGGCCGGTGTGGTCGCGGCGGTCGGCCGCGAAGTAAGCCGTTGGAGAATAGGTGACCGCGTTACCGTGCCTTTCATTGCCGCCTGCGGTCATTGCCATGAATGCTATTGCGGCAACCAGCAGGTCTGCGAGCGCCAGTTCCAGCCTGGCTTTACGCATTGGGGCTCTTTCGCGGAGTATGTAGGCATCGATCACGCCGATTTGAACCTCGTGCGCCTGCCTGATACGCTGGACTTCGTCACGGCTGCGAGCCTGGGATGCCGCTTTGTGACTTCGTTCCGGGCCGTGGTCGACCAGGGCAGGGCATCGGCCGGGCAGTGGGTCGCTGTGCACGGCTGCGGCGGGGTGGGGCTGTCGGCCGTCATGATCGCCCGGGCCATCGGCGCCCAGGTGGTCGCGGTGGATATCTCCGAGCAGGCCCTGGCGTTGGCCCGATCCCTGGGCGCAGCAGCCACGGTCAACGCAGGGCACGTGGCGGATGTCGTCCAGGCCGTGAAGGAGATCACGCAAGGCGGCGCCCACGTTTCGCTGGACGCGCTGGGGCATCCCAGCACGTGTTTTAACTCAATCGGCAATCTGCGTCGCCGCGGCCGGCATGTACAAGTGGGTCTAATGCTGGCCGACGATGCGGCGCCGGTCGTGCCGATGAGCCAGATCATCGCGCATGAATTGGAAATCGTCGGCAGCCATGGCATGCAGGCGCACCGCTACCCCGCCATGTTGAGCATGATCCAGTCCGGCCAGCTGGCTCCCGCCAAGCTGGTGGGCAAGACCATCAGCCTAGGGCAATCCATCCAGGCGCTGATGGACATGGACAAATTCCAGGATGTGGGCATGACGGTGATTACCGACTTTTCGGCCTAG